From one Campylobacter concisus genomic stretch:
- the lon gene encoding endopeptidase La encodes MQINENKGFPTEIPIIVEDELFLYPFMITPLFLSDDENLKALELAIQEETPILVVPTKPQQDGARDFDGIYDAGVIGTIMRRVPLPDGRVKVLFQGIDKGKILKQSGINPLRGIVDMLHVKRPSQVKTDALIVVLREKVRELSQFSHFFPPDLLKTIEESAEAIRVCDLVSSALRLKKQIAYSFFVEENLEQRLLKLIDYVIEEIEANKLQKEIKNKVHSKIDKTNKEYFLKEQLKQIQAELGADTSREEELEEYRKKLDAKKKFMAEDAYKEIKKQIDKLSRMHPDSADANTLQSYLDWVLEIPFENVAKKKSSITEVSKHLNADHYSLEKPKERIEEYFALRELLELRGVGEKVNNGAILCFAGPPGVGKTSLANSIAKALKRELVRIALGGLEDVNELRGHRRTYIGAMPGRIVQGLIEAKQMNPVVVLDEIDKVGRSYRGDPTAVLLEILDPEQNNKFRDYYLNFNIDLSKIIFIATANDVSMIPAALRDRMEFIELSSYTPQEKFEIAKKYLLPQELKKHGLKPSDVSISKEALELIISDYTRESGVRNLRRRIADILRKVAKNILTKKSEGKISVTAKNLKEFLEKKVYEIEPADKKDQIGLVNGLAWTSVGGDVLRIEAIRIQGKGSMQITGQLGDVMKESAQIAFSVVKVLIDNKKLKVPMAIVPKLDDDKRKLEASDVYRHYDLHLHVPEGAVPKDGPSAGITMATAIASILTDTKVRHDIAMTGEITLTGRVLPIGGLKEKLIAAHKAGIKTALIPRKNYDRDLIDIPAEVKGDMKIIAVDTIDDVLKNALVIKK; translated from the coding sequence TTGCAAATAAACGAAAATAAAGGCTTCCCAACTGAAATTCCTATTATCGTTGAGGACGAGCTATTTTTATATCCATTTATGATAACTCCGCTTTTTTTAAGCGATGATGAAAATTTAAAAGCACTTGAACTTGCCATACAAGAAGAGACTCCGATCCTTGTGGTGCCTACAAAGCCTCAGCAAGACGGCGCTAGAGACTTTGACGGCATATATGACGCAGGCGTAATCGGCACGATAATGCGCCGTGTGCCATTACCTGACGGACGCGTGAAGGTACTATTTCAGGGCATCGACAAAGGTAAAATTTTAAAACAATCAGGCATAAATCCGCTCCGCGGTATCGTTGATATGCTCCACGTAAAGCGCCCATCGCAGGTCAAAACTGATGCTCTTATCGTGGTTTTAAGAGAAAAAGTAAGAGAGCTTTCGCAGTTTAGCCACTTTTTCCCGCCTGATCTTTTAAAAACGATCGAAGAGAGCGCTGAAGCGATCAGAGTTTGTGACCTAGTTTCAAGCGCACTTCGCTTAAAAAAACAGATCGCTTATAGCTTTTTTGTTGAGGAAAATTTAGAGCAGCGCTTGCTAAAACTAATCGACTATGTTATCGAAGAGATCGAGGCAAATAAGCTTCAAAAAGAGATAAAAAATAAAGTCCATTCAAAGATCGACAAAACAAATAAAGAGTACTTTTTAAAAGAGCAGCTAAAGCAAATTCAAGCTGAGCTTGGAGCGGATACGAGCCGTGAAGAGGAGCTTGAAGAGTACCGCAAAAAGCTTGATGCGAAGAAGAAATTTATGGCCGAGGACGCCTACAAAGAGATCAAAAAGCAAATAGATAAGCTTTCGCGTATGCACCCAGACTCAGCTGACGCAAATACTTTGCAAAGCTATCTTGACTGGGTTTTAGAAATTCCATTTGAAAATGTAGCCAAGAAAAAGTCCTCTATCACTGAGGTGAGCAAACATTTAAATGCCGATCACTACAGCCTTGAAAAGCCAAAAGAGCGCATCGAGGAGTATTTTGCTTTGCGTGAGCTTTTGGAACTTAGAGGCGTTGGCGAAAAGGTAAACAATGGTGCTATTTTGTGCTTTGCAGGCCCTCCAGGCGTGGGTAAAACAAGCCTTGCAAACTCGATCGCAAAGGCGCTAAAGCGTGAGCTAGTTAGGATCGCTCTTGGTGGACTTGAAGACGTAAACGAACTAAGAGGCCACCGCCGCACCTATATAGGCGCTATGCCAGGGCGTATCGTGCAAGGACTCATAGAAGCTAAGCAGATGAATCCAGTAGTTGTTTTAGATGAGATTGATAAGGTTGGCAGAAGCTACAGAGGCGATCCGACTGCTGTTTTACTTGAAATTTTAGACCCAGAGCAAAATAATAAATTTAGAGATTATTACTTAAATTTCAACATCGATCTTAGCAAGATCATCTTCATCGCTACAGCAAATGACGTGAGCATGATACCAGCCGCACTTCGAGATAGGATGGAGTTTATCGAGCTTAGCTCATACACCCCACAAGAGAAATTTGAGATCGCTAAGAAATATCTCTTGCCTCAGGAGCTTAAAAAACACGGACTAAAACCAAGTGATGTGAGCATCAGCAAAGAGGCACTTGAGCTAATAATCAGCGACTATACAAGAGAGAGTGGTGTGAGAAATTTACGCCGTAGGATCGCTGATATATTAAGAAAAGTCGCTAAAAATATCCTTACCAAGAAAAGTGAGGGCAAGATCAGTGTCACAGCTAAAAATTTGAAAGAATTTTTAGAGAAAAAGGTTTATGAGATCGAGCCAGCGGATAAAAAAGATCAGATAGGTCTAGTAAATGGCCTCGCGTGGACTAGTGTCGGTGGTGACGTGCTAAGGATCGAGGCTATAAGGATTCAGGGTAAAGGCAGCATGCAGATCACAGGACAGCTAGGCGATGTGATGAAAGAGAGCGCTCAAATAGCATTTAGCGTGGTAAAAGTGCTGATCGATAACAAAAAACTAAAAGTACCAATGGCTATTGTGCCAAAACTAGATGACGACAAGCGCAAGCTCGAAGCTAGCGATGTTTATAGACACTATGATCTTCACTTGCACGTACCAGAGGGTGCTGTACCAAAAGACGGCCCAAGTGCTGGCATCACGATGGCAACTGCGATCGCATCTATACTAACCGACACAAAGGTAAGACACGACATAGCAATGACTGGTGAGATCACGCTAACTGGTAGAGTGCTACCGATCGGTGGTCTAAAAGAGAAGCTCATCGCTGCCCACAAAGCCGGCATCAAAACAGCTCTGATACCTCGTAAAAACTATGACCGTGACCTTATCGACATCCCAGCTGAAGTAAAGGGTGATATGAAGATCATTGCCGTAGATACGATAGATGATGTTTTAAAAAACGCTCTTGTAATTAAAAAATAA
- a CDS encoding Na+/H+ antiporter NhaC family protein codes for MRQILLLLFFSVALFGVDPEVAKRNAEIYGVFTLIPPVVAIALAFITKDVILSLFIGVFSGTFLINIINENIFMGIVKGFTGIVSRVVESMADKTDSGILLQVLCIGGVVALITKMGGTKAVALWLSKKAKSGISAQISTWLMGIFVFFDDYANALIVGPIMRPISDKFKISREKLAFIIDATAAPIAGIAIISTWVGLEVSLIEKGYELVGETGINAYSIFIETIPYRFYNLFILFFIVCTALMQREYGPMLLAERRARRGELHSGKTQIQDLEDKTLEPKEGVKLSAANAVVPLLVLVIGAFTSFYFSGLAALEGDALKNALANPLSFSTFKDTFGAADSATSLFQAALLASIVAITMGVWRKIFDVKEAISTWVKGWKTMIITVVILLLAWSLSAVIKELGTSRYLVDLLSSSTPKFILPVAVFILGSFISFSTGTSYGTMGILMPLAIPLAYAVGKNYGLEGDAMHAYMIVNISGVLTGAIFGDHCSPISDTTILSSMGAGCNHIDHVSTQMVYALSVCAVCVLVGYLPVALGLSVWIALPCGFLAIWALVRFVGKKVEA; via the coding sequence GTGAGACAAATTTTATTATTACTTTTTTTTAGCGTTGCGCTTTTTGGTGTCGATCCAGAAGTGGCAAAGAGAAACGCTGAAATTTATGGCGTATTTACGCTTATACCACCTGTTGTGGCAATAGCACTTGCTTTTATCACAAAAGACGTTATATTGTCGCTATTTATAGGTGTTTTTAGTGGAACGTTTCTCATAAATATCATCAATGAAAACATCTTTATGGGTATCGTAAAAGGCTTTACAGGTATCGTTTCAAGAGTCGTTGAATCAATGGCTGACAAGACCGACTCAGGCATCTTACTTCAAGTGCTTTGTATCGGCGGCGTGGTCGCACTCATCACAAAGATGGGTGGCACAAAGGCGGTTGCTCTTTGGCTTAGTAAAAAGGCAAAAAGCGGCATTTCAGCTCAAATTTCAACATGGCTGATGGGAATTTTTGTGTTTTTTGATGACTATGCAAATGCTCTAATTGTAGGTCCAATTATGAGACCAATAAGTGATAAATTTAAAATAAGCCGCGAAAAACTAGCTTTTATCATAGATGCTACTGCGGCACCGATCGCTGGCATAGCTATCATCTCGACATGGGTTGGCCTTGAGGTTTCACTCATTGAAAAGGGCTATGAGCTAGTTGGAGAGACTGGTATTAACGCTTATTCTATATTTATCGAGACAATTCCATATAGATTTTATAACCTTTTTATACTATTTTTCATAGTTTGTACCGCCTTGATGCAACGTGAATACGGCCCAATGCTATTAGCTGAAAGACGCGCTAGAAGAGGTGAGCTTCACTCAGGTAAAACTCAAATCCAAGATCTTGAAGATAAAACACTTGAGCCAAAAGAGGGCGTAAAATTAAGCGCTGCAAATGCTGTTGTGCCACTTCTTGTGCTGGTCATTGGCGCATTTACTAGTTTTTACTTTAGTGGTCTTGCTGCACTTGAGGGTGATGCTCTTAAAAATGCACTTGCTAATCCGCTTTCATTTTCTACATTTAAAGATACCTTTGGCGCAGCTGACTCGGCTACATCGCTATTTCAAGCAGCACTACTTGCTAGTATCGTAGCTATCACAATGGGTGTTTGGCGTAAAATTTTTGACGTAAAAGAGGCTATCAGCACATGGGTAAAAGGCTGGAAGACTATGATAATTACGGTTGTCATTTTGCTTCTTGCGTGGAGCCTTAGTGCTGTTATCAAAGAGCTTGGCACATCAAGATATTTGGTTGATCTATTAAGCTCTTCAACGCCTAAATTTATCCTGCCAGTTGCTGTTTTTATCCTTGGTTCGTTTATTAGCTTCTCGACTGGAACAAGCTATGGCACAATGGGGATTTTAATGCCTCTAGCTATCCCACTAGCTTATGCTGTCGGCAAAAACTACGGCCTAGAGGGCGATGCGATGCACGCTTATATGATCGTAAATATCTCAGGCGTACTTACAGGTGCGATCTTTGGTGATCACTGCTCACCGATCTCGGATACTACGATCCTTTCATCAATGGGCGCAGGATGTAACCATATCGATCACGTCTCAACTCAAATGGTATATGCACTTAGTGTTTGTGCGGTTTGTGTGCTAGTTGGCTACTTGCCAGTTGCACTTGGTCTTAGCGTTTGGATCGCACTTCCTTGCGGATTTTTAGCGATTTGGGCACTAGTTAGATTTGTTGGAAAGAAAGTAGAAGCATAA
- a CDS encoding SDR family NAD(P)-dependent oxidoreductase — protein sequence MKKTAFVTGATSGFGEAIARRLSKEGYKIVALARREDRLKKLAAELGDTHIIVADIRDKEAVFKAVDSLPENFKDIEVLVNNAGMALGLEKTIDAKVEDFEAMIDTNVKGLIYSTKAVLPLLYKQEKGYIFNLGSTAGSWPYPGSNVYGATKAFVKQFSLNLRNDLVGTNIRVTNIEPGLCKTEFSEVRFRGDKAKADSLYENTNFITSEDIATILVNCLNMPGSVNINRVEVMANTQTWAGLAIEKF from the coding sequence ATGAAAAAGACAGCTTTTGTAACTGGTGCAACATCTGGATTTGGCGAGGCGATCGCCAGAAGACTCTCAAAAGAGGGCTACAAGATAGTCGCTCTTGCAAGGCGAGAAGATAGGCTAAAAAAGCTTGCAGCAGAGCTTGGCGATACGCATATCATCGTAGCTGACATACGCGATAAAGAGGCTGTTTTTAAAGCGGTTGATAGCTTGCCTGAAAATTTTAAAGACATCGAAGTGCTTGTAAATAACGCTGGTATGGCGCTTGGACTTGAAAAGACGATAGATGCGAAGGTGGAGGACTTTGAGGCGATGATAGACACCAACGTCAAGGGTCTTATCTACTCGACAAAGGCGGTTTTGCCACTACTTTATAAGCAAGAAAAGGGCTATATATTTAACCTGGGTTCTACTGCTGGCTCATGGCCATATCCTGGAAGTAACGTTTATGGTGCTACAAAGGCCTTTGTAAAGCAGTTTAGTTTAAATTTAAGAAACGATCTAGTCGGCACAAATATCAGGGTGACAAACATCGAGCCAGGACTTTGCAAGACTGAATTTAGCGAGGTTAGATTTAGGGGAGATAAGGCAAAGGCGGATAGTCTTTATGAAAATACAAATTTCATCACATCTGAGGATATCGCGACGATTTTGGTAAATTGTCTAAATATGCCTGGAAGTGTCAACATAAATAGGGTCGAAGTCATGGCAAATACGCAGACTTGGGCTGGGCTTGCGATAGAAAAATTTTAA
- a CDS encoding bifunctional aconitate hydratase 2/2-methylisocitrate dehydratase: MSFFTDYEKHVSEREKEGVPPLALNAKQTSEICELIKLASKSSCDEKAQSELKFLINLLETRINPGVDDAAKIKANFLGEVIDGLAVSGLDAMRAIKILGKMLGGYNVEILVRALKNSNENIARAAANELKNIILVHEYFDEIAKLASSNKFAKEVLVSWANAEWFTHKKPIETCINAVVFKVPGETNTDDLSPASEAYTRADIPLHAKAMLVKKMPEGLEILKELKTRGKKVAYVGDVVGTGSSRKSGINSIQWHLGDEIEGVPNKKTGGIVIGTTIAPIFFNTAEDSGALPIVANVNELEMGDEIEIYPFKGEIYKLIGTEKKLVANFKLSPNTLSDEIRAGGRIPLMIGRQVTKKAREALGLGEEKIFIKPDQPKEQSGGYTLAQKMVGKACGVAGVRAGAYVEPEILTVGSQDTTGPMTRDEIKELASLSFGADFVLQSFCHTAAYPKPSDLVMHESLPKFINLRGGVSLKPGDGVIHSWLNRMVLPDTVGTGGDSHTRFPIGISFPAGSGLVAFAAVLGMMPLNMPESVLIKFKGELKDDVTLRDLVNAIPYFAIKKGLLSVEKKDKKNVFAGKILEIEGLENLKVEQAFELSDASAERSAAACVVNLSVDSVVEYVRSNVVLIDAMIKAGYESRETLLRRKEKMQKWLENPTLLRADKDAKYAEILEIDLAQIDEPILACPNDPDDVATLSEILADNKRVHNIDEVFVGSCMTNIGHYRALARILERESKLTTRLWIAPPTKMDKKTLEDEGVYEIFKRLNARTEVPGCSLCMGNQARVNDNAVVFSTSTRNFDNRMGMGAKVYLGSAELGAVCALLGRLPKVDEYKKIVRDSLSLNKDQIYKYLNFNEISEFSI; this comes from the coding sequence ATGAGCTTTTTTACCGACTACGAAAAACACGTGAGCGAGCGAGAAAAAGAGGGCGTGCCACCGCTTGCGCTAAATGCCAAGCAAACAAGCGAAATTTGCGAGCTAATAAAGCTTGCCAGCAAGTCTAGTTGCGACGAAAAGGCACAAAGTGAGCTAAAATTTCTTATAAATTTGCTTGAAACTCGTATCAATCCTGGCGTTGATGACGCAGCGAAGATAAAGGCGAACTTTCTTGGCGAAGTGATAGATGGGCTTGCTGTTAGCGGTCTTGATGCTATGCGTGCTATTAAAATTTTAGGCAAGATGCTTGGTGGATATAACGTGGAAATTTTGGTGCGAGCTCTAAAAAATAGCAATGAAAATATCGCTCGCGCTGCAGCAAATGAGCTAAAAAATATCATCCTGGTGCATGAATATTTTGACGAGATCGCAAAGCTAGCAAGTAGCAATAAATTTGCAAAAGAGGTGCTTGTTTCTTGGGCGAACGCAGAGTGGTTTACGCATAAAAAGCCAATCGAAACCTGTATAAACGCAGTCGTTTTTAAAGTACCTGGTGAGACAAATACAGATGACCTAAGTCCAGCGAGTGAGGCTTATACAAGAGCCGACATACCACTTCACGCAAAAGCAATGCTTGTTAAAAAGATGCCTGAGGGTCTAGAAATTTTAAAAGAACTTAAAACTCGTGGTAAAAAAGTGGCGTATGTTGGCGATGTGGTTGGCACTGGCAGCAGTAGAAAAAGCGGTATAAACTCGATCCAGTGGCACCTTGGTGATGAGATAGAGGGCGTGCCAAACAAAAAAACGGGTGGCATCGTGATCGGTACGACCATAGCTCCGATATTTTTTAATACCGCTGAAGATAGCGGTGCACTGCCGATAGTTGCAAACGTAAATGAGCTAGAAATGGGCGATGAGATAGAAATTTATCCATTTAAGGGTGAAATTTATAAGCTTATTGGCACTGAGAAAAAGCTCGTGGCAAATTTTAAACTAAGCCCAAATACTCTAAGCGATGAGATAAGAGCAGGTGGCAGGATACCACTTATGATAGGACGCCAAGTGACCAAAAAGGCCAGAGAGGCTCTAGGACTTGGCGAGGAGAAAATTTTTATAAAGCCAGATCAGCCAAAAGAGCAGAGCGGTGGCTATACGCTGGCTCAAAAGATGGTCGGCAAGGCTTGTGGCGTAGCTGGTGTGAGAGCTGGGGCTTATGTGGAGCCTGAAATTTTAACTGTTGGCTCGCAAGATACGACTGGGCCGATGACTAGAGATGAGATAAAAGAGCTTGCAAGCCTTAGTTTTGGCGCGGATTTTGTTTTGCAAAGCTTTTGCCATACGGCCGCTTACCCAAAGCCAAGTGATCTTGTGATGCATGAGAGCTTGCCAAAATTTATAAATTTACGTGGCGGTGTGAGTCTAAAACCAGGCGATGGCGTCATCCACTCTTGGCTAAACCGCATGGTACTTCCTGATACGGTGGGCACTGGTGGCGATAGTCATACGAGATTTCCTATCGGTATCAGCTTTCCGGCGGGCAGTGGTCTAGTGGCGTTTGCAGCGGTGCTTGGCATGATGCCACTAAATATGCCAGAGTCAGTTTTGATCAAATTTAAAGGCGAGCTAAAAGATGACGTGACGCTTAGGGATCTTGTAAATGCGATACCGTATTTTGCGATCAAAAAAGGACTTTTAAGCGTTGAAAAGAAAGATAAAAAGAATGTTTTTGCGGGTAAAATTTTAGAGATAGAAGGGCTCGAGAATCTAAAAGTAGAGCAGGCGTTTGAGCTAAGTGATGCTTCGGCTGAACGTTCAGCTGCGGCTTGTGTGGTAAATTTAAGCGTTGATAGTGTCGTGGAGTATGTTCGCTCAAATGTTGTGCTAATTGATGCGATGATAAAAGCTGGTTACGAGAGCCGTGAGACTCTGCTTAGACGAAAAGAAAAAATGCAAAAATGGCTAGAAAATCCAACGCTTTTAAGAGCCGATAAAGATGCAAAATATGCTGAAATTTTGGAGATCGATCTAGCTCAGATAGATGAGCCGATTTTGGCTTGTCCAAATGACCCAGACGATGTGGCAACGCTAAGTGAAATTTTAGCTGATAATAAAAGAGTGCATAATATCGATGAAGTTTTTGTTGGAAGCTGTATGACAAATATCGGCCATTACAGAGCACTTGCTAGAATTTTGGAGCGCGAGAGCAAGCTAACGACTAGGCTTTGGATCGCACCGCCAACTAAAATGGATAAAAAGACGCTCGAAGATGAGGGCGTTTATGAGATATTTAAACGGCTAAATGCTAGGACAGAGGTGCCAGGCTGCTCGCTTTGCATGGGTAATCAAGCAAGGGTGAACGACAACGCCGTCGTCTTTTCGACCTCGACTAGAAATTTTGACAACAGAATGGGCATGGGCGCGAAGGTCTATCTAGGAAGTGCCGAACTAGGCGCCGTATGCGCGCTACTAGGGCGTTTGCCAAAGGTTGATGAGTATAAAAAAATAGTAAGAGATAGCCTTAGTTTAAACAAAGATCAAATTTATAAATACCTAAATTTTAATGAAATAAGCGAGTTTAGTATATAA
- the trmA gene encoding tRNA (uridine(54)-C5)-methyltransferase TrmA has protein sequence MDCNYLKECGSCTLFAPYDEQILFKTDLVKQNFSEFYDGEFDVFSSTPKHYRTRAEFGIWHEGSKLCYTMYASEKGKKVFIDDCPKVCEQISELMPSLLYNLQESEILRAKLFGVEFISCKSGILVTLLYHKRLDGEFEAAMKILASKLDVTILARSRGQKLLSGELNLIDELNIGEQIYKFSLSENAFIQPNRAVNEKMIAWAKECVQGGADLLELYCGHGNFTIPLSFKFNNVLATEISKSSIANALKNCELNKAKNIKFLRMDADELMSAFAGVREFNRLKDINLSDFNFSHVLVDPPRAGLSESVINFIKNFKNIIYISCNPETLKENLKELCKSHKVIKFAIFDQFANTHHIECGVLLRAKE, from the coding sequence TTGGATTGCAATTATTTAAAAGAGTGCGGCTCTTGCACTCTTTTTGCCCCTTATGATGAGCAAATTTTATTTAAAACTGACCTTGTAAAACAAAATTTTTCAGAGTTTTATGATGGTGAGTTTGATGTTTTTAGCTCAACACCAAAACATTACCGCACAAGAGCTGAGTTTGGCATCTGGCATGAAGGCAGCAAGCTTTGCTATACGATGTATGCAAGCGAAAAGGGCAAAAAGGTCTTTATAGATGATTGCCCAAAGGTCTGCGAGCAAATTTCAGAGCTTATGCCAAGCTTGCTTTATAACTTACAAGAGAGCGAAATACTACGCGCAAAGCTTTTTGGAGTGGAATTTATCTCTTGTAAAAGCGGTATTTTGGTCACACTTCTTTACCATAAAAGGCTTGATGGCGAGTTCGAGGCGGCTATGAAAATTCTAGCTAGTAAGCTTGACGTCACCATACTTGCTAGATCGCGTGGGCAAAAGCTACTAAGTGGTGAGCTAAATTTGATCGATGAGCTAAATATTGGAGAGCAAATTTATAAATTTAGCCTATCTGAGAATGCCTTTATCCAGCCAAATAGAGCCGTAAATGAAAAGATGATAGCTTGGGCAAAAGAGTGCGTGCAAGGTGGCGCTGACCTACTGGAGCTTTACTGCGGACATGGAAATTTTACTATTCCGCTTTCGTTTAAATTTAATAATGTACTTGCCACTGAAATTTCAAAGAGCTCGATCGCAAATGCCCTTAAAAACTGCGAGCTAAATAAGGCTAAAAACATCAAATTTTTACGAATGGATGCTGATGAGCTTATGAGCGCATTTGCTGGCGTTAGGGAATTTAATAGACTAAAGGATATAAATTTAAGCGATTTTAACTTCTCTCACGTCCTTGTTGATCCGCCCCGTGCAGGACTAAGCGAAAGTGTCATAAATTTCATCAAAAATTTTAAAAATATCATCTATATATCGTGCAATCCAGAGACTCTAAAAGAAAATTTAAAAGAGCTTTGTAAAAGCCATAAAGTGATAAAATTTGCCATTTTTGATCAGTTTGCAAACACTCATCACATCGAGTGTGGCGTGCTACTAAGGGCAAAAGAATAA
- a CDS encoding methylated-DNA--[protein]-cysteine S-methyltransferase, whose product MSKAYLKSPIGILEIVASKNGICEINFVNKYENVAVKDENLRLCLDELKAYFEGKLKTFNTKLDIKTTNFRAKIYEALQKVPYGETTTYAALAFAVGHKNAYRAAGSANAKNPVPIIVPCHRVLASSGLGGYSGGDGLPTKIWLLEHEAKHK is encoded by the coding sequence GTGTCAAAAGCTTACCTAAAATCTCCCATTGGAATTTTAGAGATCGTTGCCAGCAAAAATGGAATTTGCGAGATAAATTTTGTAAATAAATATGAGAACGTGGCAGTAAAAGATGAAAATTTAAGGCTTTGCCTTGATGAGCTAAAAGCATATTTTGAAGGCAAACTTAAAACCTTCAACACAAAACTTGATATAAAAACAACTAATTTTAGAGCAAAAATTTACGAGGCCTTACAAAAAGTACCATACGGAGAAACGACCACATACGCGGCCCTAGCATTTGCCGTAGGTCACAAAAATGCCTACCGAGCAGCAGGATCAGCCAATGCTAAAAATCCAGTGCCTATTATTGTACCTTGTCACAGAGTGCTAGCTAGTAGCGGACTTGGTGGCTACTCTGGCGGAGATGGTCTACCAACTAAAATTTGGCTTTTAGAGCATGAAGCAAAGCATAAATAG
- a CDS encoding ankyrin repeat domain-containing protein: MRKIVFSFFFSVCLFANLHALECGDLAKKESFKTTPKELAYANEGLFFCDGSLLNLKEVKELFDASVAVRSESQSCVGEGVYRENLNKFRWNLLKASFAPELYQKELAKPEAAEAQKDAQMEYFRYWANESLFNFLKYKKFSEAYKNAQTPLVKFYETLGVDSASAAYYATSVINEFLSFSVGKNVNKAKILTPEQNMMAQRINSDELANLLYSKNFSTAELTNLLNIALLNEKSSDMIKEIIRRGADVNLGDETPLFFALKNIENVKILLANKADVNHKNFFGKSVLFYAVQFSDKPLCELLLKNGANANDSYIDENAKMNMINLGMAQVEDTCGLEHTNRSVFMHAAAHATPEILKLLMDNGADINATDDAGFNALDYAMKEQNEKTIKFLENLGLKPNFN; the protein is encoded by the coding sequence ATGAGAAAGATAGTTTTTTCCTTCTTTTTTAGCGTTTGCCTTTTTGCAAATTTGCATGCACTAGAGTGCGGCGATTTGGCTAAAAAAGAGAGCTTTAAAACTACTCCAAAAGAGCTTGCTTATGCGAATGAGGGGCTATTTTTTTGTGATGGCTCGCTTCTAAATTTAAAAGAGGTAAAAGAGCTTTTTGACGCGAGCGTGGCAGTTAGGAGCGAGTCTCAAAGCTGCGTTGGCGAGGGCGTTTATAGAGAAAATTTAAATAAATTTAGATGGAACTTGCTAAAAGCCTCGTTTGCACCTGAGCTTTATCAAAAAGAGCTTGCAAAGCCAGAGGCTGCTGAAGCCCAAAAAGATGCTCAAATGGAGTATTTTAGGTACTGGGCAAACGAGAGCTTGTTTAACTTTTTAAAATATAAAAAATTCAGCGAAGCTTATAAAAACGCACAAACTCCGCTAGTTAAATTTTATGAGACTTTAGGCGTTGATAGTGCAAGTGCCGCTTACTACGCTACTAGCGTGATAAATGAGTTTTTAAGCTTTAGCGTTGGTAAAAATGTAAATAAAGCTAAAATTTTAACACCTGAGCAAAACATGATGGCACAAAGGATAAATTCCGATGAGCTGGCAAATTTGCTCTACTCGAAAAATTTTAGTACTGCTGAGCTTACAAATTTGCTTAATATCGCACTTTTAAACGAAAAAAGTAGCGACATGATAAAAGAGATCATAAGGCGTGGGGCCGATGTGAATTTGGGTGATGAGACACCGTTATTTTTTGCTTTAAAAAATATAGAAAATGTAAAAATTTTACTTGCAAATAAAGCCGATGTAAATCACAAAAATTTCTTTGGAAAAAGTGTACTTTTTTATGCTGTGCAGTTTAGCGATAAGCCACTTTGTGAGCTTTTGCTAAAAAATGGTGCCAATGCCAACGATAGCTACATAGATGAAAATGCCAAGATGAATATGATAAATTTGGGTATGGCGCAGGTTGAAGATACTTGTGGTCTAGAACACACAAATAGAAGCGTTTTTATGCATGCAGCAGCTCATGCAACGCCAGAAATTTTAAAGCTTTTGATGGATAATGGTGCTGATATTAATGCCACTGATGATGCTGGGTTTAATGCGCTTGACTATGCCATGAAAGAACAAAACGAAAAGACGATCAAATTTTTAGAAAATTTGGGTTTAAAACCAAATTTCAATTAG